CAGGTTTGATATGCATTGTGGGCTCGAGGAATTTCACCGGTAAAGGTGCCAAATAAATCGGTATCAAAATCTGAAACGCATAATTCACAACCTATTTTATCCTGAAAGACAGGGCCAATAGCCTGTTCTTTTTTATGTTTGGACACCAGTAAAACAGGTTCGTTTCTATAAAGCATGTCTCTTCCCCAAGCTAGTTTTTTTTGGTCAACTTGTTGCCTCAATGAGCTTATTTCACTTATACTTTTTAAGTAAAATAGTCTAATCGTGCCACGGACACATCGGAGACAAACATAACACCTGAATTTTTTTGAAATAAGGTTTTCATGCCCAACGCAATGGTCGCGATGGCTTCCTCAGGCGCCACCGCAATAAACATAACAAGTGCTGCTTTGTCATTAAAAAGAAGCTTGCCTTCATGAAATCCATGATGTCCCTTGCCTGAGATATTACGTAACAAGGTAAATCCAGGCACATTAGCCTCATTCATCATCTTGGCAATCCTCTGCTCATTGTCGCCAGACACAATGACCTCTATTTTTTTCATTGGATGTAAACTAATGCCGCTTTCACGTTTTTCATAAACGTTAATAATACTCATGTCACGCTCCTTTATTGTTCATTAAAGCATATGCCAATGACCTTCTCTATCTAATTGATAAGCAACCTCTTCGGCAGGCTCAATTACAACTAAATTTACCCACCCATTAAAAAATAACGTTTTAAGACTGTCTTGCCGGGCAATAATCGCACTAACCCTGGTTCTTGGTGCATAAACAACTGTTAACAGGCGCTGGGGTTCATGGTAGGCTTCTTCATCTGTTGACTTAACCGATTGCAGGGGTAATCCATGCATTAAATCACTCCCGTTGCCTTGCATCATGCCGAGTAGTCCTGTGACATTCTGGGTGATTTTACTGCCACTTCCGTAAAGGACGTTATCGAGGGTTGAAAAAAGGTATTGCGTATTAATCCATTCGGCCACCACCATAGGCGCTGTTAAAATAGTCTCTAACGCGCTACCTTCTTTGTCTTGCGTCCAATCATAGGAGTGAAGAAAACAGCGGCCGTCCAAATTAATGGGCTTGGTTAACTGGCGAGGGCCGACGATAAAAGCGGCGTTGCGTGCGAGCCCCCATTCAGGCCTTACTTCCGCCCAATCACTACTGCGGGTCAGTGTTGTTTGGATGGAATGTGAGGTCTTTGTTACACCCAATGTTTGGCAACGCGCCTGCGCATTAAGATGCCTGGCAAGATTTAAGTCATCTCTTAACTCATCCAAAAGCGTTTGATGAGCGTGTAGGCCTAAGTCAGCCTCAAAAAGGGTGACTTCATCGGTGGTGGTGTCGTGCTCTGCGGCATAAAAAAACGTATCATCCGGGATAATGATGCCCCGTTTTGCCAGTGTTTCTCGCACGGGTGGATTATTTAATATCGCCGCAAGAATTTTAGCATTTGAGCCACCGTGATTGCCGCCACACGCCCCACAATCCAGTGCGGATGCATAAGGATTATTTTGGGTGCTACTTCGATGGCCACAAAAGACAATTAGTTTGGCGAAGTTCTGGGTTAATCCCATCATTTTTAATACCGCTTCCCCATAAAAGGCTTGCTCAGCCGGAGCAATGCCATAAACTGAGTTGGCACTACTCATCTGGATAATGGGCTTTGTGGGCAACGATGGCATGAATCGATTGCTAATAGACGTGCATGCCTTGTCAGTCAGCCTTGGGGCAAGGGTCTTGGTGAGCATGGTTAGTCCGCACCATGCCCCTAATGTTTCTAC
The sequence above is a segment of the Legionella busanensis genome. Coding sequences within it:
- a CDS encoding P-II family nitrogen regulator yields the protein MSIINVYEKRESGISLHPMKKIEVIVSGDNEQRIAKMMNEANVPGFTLLRNISGKGHHGFHEGKLLFNDKAALVMFIAVAPEEAIATIALGMKTLFQKNSGVMFVSDVSVARLDYFT
- a CDS encoding putative inorganic carbon transporter subunit DabA, with protein sequence MPQVKNCLPSKTRPAAQLVFCIDVRSEPFRRHLEPLGAYETLGFAGFFGIPARIHDVNSNTYKESCPVLLKPRYDIEEKPLASALPCVKKAKQGKARFHLLKKTYYGLKYNFSTPFALVETLGAWCGLTMLTKTLAPRLTDKACTSISNRFMPSLPTKPIIQMSSANSVYGIAPAEQAFYGEAVLKMMGLTQNFAKLIVFCGHRSSTQNNPYASALDCGACGGNHGGSNAKILAAILNNPPVRETLAKRGIIIPDDTFFYAAEHDTTTDEVTLFEADLGLHAHQTLLDELRDDLNLARHLNAQARCQTLGVTKTSHSIQTTLTRSSDWAEVRPEWGLARNAAFIVGPRQLTKPINLDGRCFLHSYDWTQDKEGSALETILTAPMVVAEWINTQYLFSTLDNVLYGSGSKITQNVTGLLGMMQGNGSDLMHGLPLQSVKSTDEEAYHEPQRLLTVVYAPRTRVSAIIARQDSLKTLFFNGWVNLVVIEPAEEVAYQLDREGHWHML